The nucleotide window TCTCAGAAAGCAACTACAGCTAAGTGTtggcataaacaagtttcaccaagctatcattattattttggatcaaatggttgttctgaaaagaaaaatattctagacctaaataTCTAATACAGGCGAGTGTCAGTTCTAAGCAAAGCCTCTGAACAGGAAAAGGAATTTATTTTCATTTGAAGTGGGTGCGAAATAACTACCGCATCGGTTTTATACTATCCAAAGTTCAAGAAATGGCGATGGTGATGAAATCTATGAAGAGTTCATGACGAACAGTGAAGAACACCAAGGAACTCGAAGGTCCTAATGTGGATCTGATGTTGAGGAAGAAAGAGACTTACAGATGCAGAGTTGCAGCGGAGGTTCGTTGCGTTTTCTTCAGGTCGAATCAGGTTGATGCGGTGGCCTGAGTCGATGAAGACAAGATCTGCGGCAGCGGCGGCAAAGCTCGAGCGGCAGAGAAgcagcgagaggaagaagatgaccGAAGGGGGAGAATGGAAAAGACCTAggtcgtgcctatttataaggaaaagaCCGATAAGTGGGCGCGAGAAACAAGGAGACCAAAACATGGTTATCCAGCTACCTAGGCGCCTCGATTTTCGGAAAGGCATTAAAGATAAAGAACCGTTAAGAGATGACGTGGTGGCGGTTTTCCGAAAAATccggagatgacgtcatggcgggttacaaggaAATTTCAGAAGATGGATTTTTTGGCTAAGTATGGAAGATTGataaagaacaaagttcaaaatcaacctggggcctaatgttggggatattactatcagttgagacccgcccaggaggggccgggtcagcttcaatggcgggttacgcaagaagcccagtaaacattcaaagattgtagtttattaagtcttatagaaggcccaaaggcctggggccggTTTAAGGCCTGATACAATAAACCGCCGTATGTATGGAAATACTTGTACAGAAAGGCATGTAAAGaaggtcaccgagccggacacgattatgagccggccgggactctgtaggccaccaggcgtcaacccgtgtatataaggggacgaccctgtggcggtttagggcaagaaacaaccaagtcgataaccaagccggcgagttgagcctcttggagatcgaaacctcagcaataccaatcccaactagacgtaggcttttaccttcatcgtaaggggcggaactagtataaaaactctcgtgtcctttgtcccgattaacccctttaagcttcctagtgcgatggccctacaactaagtccttgctctaggacatctgccgtgacaattccacgacacaatggctatcgtttcgcccccaaagttagggcattccctaccgaaaccatcatgcttgttgtgagaagcactagtttgtgagaaacatatacccaaacctgccccaaatgggacaaaaaatttaccacggcatgttgatgccgctccatgatagcatgccaagttttatgaatttcagacgagttttgtatttactagaatttaaaatccaggtatctcaatgtttgcggccgagtgacggtggcagggtgtttgacattcattctcatttcttgcatgtgacctaagcatgcaccccaaggacaaagatttgatttttcaaccaatttatatgcagtggagcatgtgcatgtagttcaaatttgaattgtgcacataaatacattgaaaactcacttaatgcataaaattgtccaaacgaaccctgaataattccaattattttatgatcactgcagataaaaggtctatcAATTCAGACACCATCCATGGCCACTGTGACCCCATTAtataattcaaatcaagacgaaaaatcaagtagatcccacacagctTATTATAACCAACAATGtaagatgcagcacaaaatatcttggagcactgTCAAAGTATAGTACGCATacggcttacgcgagaaggtgtgACGGCTACAGTGCACAACCCGCTCtaaataagggaccgtgtctgatgacactttgcgcatcagttttttggctgaagcgattccaaattttcagcttccgcggaaatatctacctccccgcccctcccccttaccaaaagccacatttcccttggttttgccttcctttccaagttgaaatcTTCACTCCTTACTTGCAGCACCGCCGTAttctcgccggcgaccctccttcacgctgctcggcctcgcctatcaggaaggtaatccacacccgacccccatcctccttcttcttccacatcccacatgccccgaccgccggcgcgagcgcgacacctttcacccaaatcaccgacccctccaccaaataagtgacggcctaagccatggtgcacgtagtattgtcaggacctcaaggagcatttggcagcggagaagcaaatcgcggccgcacgcgcggatgaggtcgtgATTGCTGCCATTCCTGCCGACCcctagatcttggaggagcacctcgccgtcgaggccaccgtTGACGCCTCGCGCGCCGACGCCGCgacgcggttggctgctttaaacgacagttcgtggagttttctcgaggccaccatCGGTGCCTTCAACGAAGtctacgaggtgttttctcaacgtgcacgtgcttacctcatctcgagagccagtAGGTTGGTTCccggagcggctcaggcaactcaccactacaacgagggcacccacgatgcggaggcctcgccctcttccaagtccaaggagccaatcgtcatcgatatctccgacaatgaggagtagcttgtcttattagctcactataaggacccatgttcagtgtgctagctactgcctttccttaacaaattttAGTGAATTGtactatctacttttaccatgcaatcttctgctatagtgtatattattctatatgtcatgcaatgtggtgttcagttaactgCTTGATTCAATTCTGtgaatgtgatgttcaattcttcagggtgcaatatttccaagttgttaagcatgcttggtttggttaactgtatgatcttctattaggagtatgttatattgtgcaatgtggtgctcggttaatgtttggttcatttgttgtggtgtttagttaactggttggttcaattctgcaatgcgatatTCAATTGATGTGGTGGCATTCTCTTATTGTATACCAtctgaggaataaattgaatttggctgcaCATAATACATGAGAAATATATACAAGTGTTATATTTCCTAATTCTTAATCATGCTtagtttggataaatgggttttccatgtggcttgaattaatctaatgaatctgcaatgtgcttatttttcatcaacatattttactgatagcatgcgaacccttacttaacctggtgactaactaccttatatgtgttgcagggaaataatgagaagcactgaggtttacaagatggtactaactattatacttTGCATTTTtgtattcctttgccccatttccaatatagagaagatatttatgcacatccttgttttcaggcttcactgatgattacctctcaaaccacctctgtggtcaggaggcgaggaaagttttcatacaacacccacggttcaatattgaagtgttcctgaagaggtcgaaggatggacggtcaatcatccacaagcactggctaaagttgcaaagaccttcaacatgaatgaaggcccaatattcgccttccgcttcagcagtttttcatatgagatgcatctctctatgtaccgtctatgatgctaatttcggaaggttctagatgttgcatgttaAACTTGCTGTTgttgcagttgtgtaatggggtggCTGAGTGCTGAAGTTATATCATGTTGTACtacgatgtatttcaattatgaaatcctgcttccttaatatggaaatggaatatattatgtgcttaatatgaatgtcaattatattagtaaatggattattaataatagggcaattagcccgctaattggccaattagcttgctaattgggttttcctattgcaaacggttaatgagaaaacaccgtgggcgatgacctcaggcaacgcataCAGTTTttaggaataaaccatgttggatcaatgaacaattaCACACGACATTTTCTTGAAAACTGTTTGGGTTACGCCACCTTGCGCAAGCGTTTTCTTTGGAGTGACTGTGTGAtatgtatatacgaacggaaatgtttagcggtgactgactatgtgggatgtacttacgatcGGAAATGATTTCGCTTGTATAATTGTAGTTTTTAGCACTACTGTatgtatttctgtatttgagtgctcgtcggtcgcacacgatctcattttgtcgagcgtgtgtgccaggacggcatatccctgacggtttttgagtcgtgtgggaaggaccccctatcgcccacactcacttggcgacggttctaaatgccgtcacggaaaggggtaaaaaccgtttgtttaggaccgatgcGTACCAGTGACTCCACCCTATCGTATGCCTTCATCATATATATCTAGCTTCAAGGCACAAGACTGATGTTTCTTCGCCCTGTTCCGCTTCATAAAATGCAAACACTCATAGGCAGTTGTTATGTTATCTGTGATAAGTCTACCTAGGACAAAAGCTAACTGCTCTTGAGAAATTATATCTGGCAGGATTAACTTCAATCTATTGGAGATCACCTTCGAAGCAATTTTGTAAAGAACATTGCACAAACTTATCGGGCGGAACTGTGACAAAAGTGTGGGATTCTTTACCTTTGAAATCAAGACTATGATAGTTTTGTTGATGCATTCAGCCGACTCAGTACCTTCAACAATTTTTAGGACTACCTTTGTGACATCATTGCCGCAGATGTCCCAATGGCATTGGAAGAAGTGGACCGGGAACCCATCCGGCCCGGGTGCCTTTATAGGAAACATTTGAAACAGGGCATCTTTCACTTCTTCCTGGGTATATGGGGTGTTCAGGATATCATTCAGTGCTGGTGTTACCTTGCTGTGTACCGTGGCTAAGACTTGATCCATATTGTGAACTCCTTCCGATGTGTACAGATCCTTGTAGAAGTCTGTTGTCATCACCTCCATCTCCATGTTATTTACTGTTAGCTGCCCGTCCGATTTTTGCAATGACTTGATTAGATTTTTCCGGCGTGGGCGACTTGCTTTTAAATGAAAAAAAATATGTATTCTTATCACCATGGACTAGCCAATCCAGACGCGCCCTCTGTCGCCATAAAATCTCCTCTCGGTAAAATAGCTCGACCAGCCTATCAAAGGAAAGATAGAGGGACAGCGATACGTGTGGAGGAGCGGGCCATATAAACGGGCCAACGAAGCAGCGAGTCCACAGGCCCGATGTACCACCGCGAACGTAGGTAGTTCCGTCGAGCAGCGGCCCAAGAGATGAATGAAACGCTCAAACGGCGTGCGATCTGTGCAACCGAACGGCCAACAACGACGAAGCGCCATGGAGGCTTATAGGTCGCCCCGTTGTATTGTTTCTCAATTTGTAGCTATATAATAATCAAATGCAACATATTATATCTATTTAAATTTCCAGTTAAAATTTTGTCAAAAAATCGTGCCACTAATCCCCGCAGCAATGTGCAGGATATCATTAGTATTACCATGTTGGAAGAGTCATAAATAGATTAAACAGAAGGTTTTCCCTATCTTGTCTTAGAGATGAGGTATAGTtacatatttttggaaacagaGACATGCCACCTACCACGTCGGCCAGCAACCTGCACCCAGCCCCATCGTGCCGGATCACGCGCCGCGCGCCTGCAATGCCCCGTAGCCTGCGCTCGGACCCGTCTTGCAAGAGCACGCTTAGCCCGCTCTCGTCACCCAGCAGCCTATGCTCGACCCCTTGGTCTTTGGGTTTGAGTTGGAGGTTGACGACCTTTCGTCCCTGGCCCACGGCCTCGAGGAAATATAGGACTTGCACGACCCCTGCAGAGAAGAGCGGGCAGGCGAGCGCGTCGAATTAGCCGACACCACACACAGTAACACCAAACGTGTAGAGTCTGGGGCCTGTGTCCCCGCCGCATGCCATTTTGTAGCCATATTTAAGGATGTTGCGGGCCGCGAAGCGGGCATAAGTCAATCAATGCGGTGGAGGTGTTCGTCAGCCAGATGGACGTCACCCACTTGTTTTTCATCGGTGCTGAAGCAGAATGAAGTCTAGCTAGCTATATATAGTTAGATAATTTAGTTTTAAACTTTCACATTTCACCTACATAAATATTACTCCGATATTTGATCTTATAAATTAATTACTTTCGTTCTTGAAGAATAATATGTTTAAATTTATCCTGTAAACAACTTCGCTCATAAGTGATTATTAGGAGCCATCAATGATGCTACAAATCATAGCACGCAGTCATGCAAGCCAGGTGTGTGCATGTATCGCACACAATGTGCCGAACTGAAATATCAGTGACGTGCCCAATCATTGCACTCGATTAGATTCCCTGAACCGTGTGCTAAAATTCACACACAATTTGTTCCCCGAATCACGTGGGATGTTGTCAAGTCATCGCACAACAATGTGTAATGTATCTCACACGGTTGAACAAAGTCAATCGTGCATTATGGGTCAGAGATCACACATGGTCCCTATATTTGCACACAGTTCATATTTCAAATGCGTGTTCATCACACATAGTTGGCTTTATAGGGCTTAATAGGACCTGCACCAATGAAAGTTAGATCTAGTAATGTTGAGCTGAGCTTCGGTCCTTAATGCGACCTAAAGCAGTTTAAGTGATACGTGTCCTAGTTTTCTACGGAATGTGATCCCTGCCTGTTGTCACATCAAGCCTAGTCACCCATTTGACAGATGCGGCACGCGGAGCTCGCTGAGCGTATGTtacacatgcacatgctctaacaTGTCGATTAGGTCCCCGCCAAAAAAACATGATCATTAGGTGTATTTGTTTCTAAGGTAAATTCCAAATTGTTAGGTACAATAATATATTTCCTTTTAACCAGATGGCAATTGCACACCTTCTGAATCGGAAGGATTGGGTAAGTGAGTTACTACGCTTGTACTGTGTGTTAAAAAAATGGAAGGATTGTCAATCCTGTAATCAACGTTGTAGCCATGAGCATTTTAGTCCCGTATTATTTCTAAAACAGTGACTGGGTCGCCACGCATGAAAACTACACAAGGAACAGAGACTACATTTACTAGGACTAGCGGtataggattttttttaaagGGTGTGGCTAGGTCTCGATCGACTGAAACTGAACCAAATCTaagagggtgtttgtttccaAAGATTTATTGGTTTAGGGACTTAAAAAAGTCtaagtcccatctaaaccaaacaggagggacttatAGGGATTTAAAGTGGACATTTGGGACTTATGAAATAAGACTCTCAAAGAGGAACTTATAGGGATTTATAATTATAGTATGGTCTTATAGAGACTTATAAGTCCCAGAAACCAAACAGGTAGGGACTTGGGACTTAtaagttgggactaaaaaaagtcctacgacttatgaaccaaacagggcctaagTCAAATGACATAACTTGCaagaaagcaaaaaaaaatatATCCACGTATCTTCATGTAAGATCCCACGAATATAGCATCGACTGAGACTTGGTAATCCACTGAGATTTAGCAATCCGGCTTTTTGAAACCCACATGTGAGAAAAGCCGAGCAGATGGATATAGATGCATACGCATCCGCTAGCTTCACGAGGAAAATTGTGTATATATGTACCCCACCGACCTGCCCCTCTTGGATAACCCAGCTACCAAGCAGCAGTAGCACCTCGATCAACACACAACACAAGGCAATATGCGTTCAGCTCGCCACCTCCACCTCCCGGTCTGGGCCCTCCTTCTCCTCCTGCACTTCTCAGCCTTCGTCCCGGGAGCCAGAGGACAGCAAGAAACCGGTGAGCAAAAAATTTCTATAGATTAACTCTTGTCTTAATTAACTCTTCCGCCATTGATTAATTCCTAACGAGTACTTACATATCTTGCATGCAGACGATGAGTCGGAGTTCAGCTACGACTGCGGGTCGGAGAACGGGCCGGAGAACTGGGGCAAGATCAAGGAGGAGTGGGCGACATGCGGCACCGGGCGGATGCAGTCGCCCATCGACCTCTCCGACCGCCATGCCGCACAGGCGCCGAACCTCGGGTACCTCAACCACTCCTACCGCTCTGCCAAGGCCTCCATCGTCAACCGTGGCCATGACATCGCGGTGATGTTCCAGGGCGATGCCGGGAGCTTGTGGATCAACGGCACTGCTTACCACCTCAGGCAGGTACACTGGCACTCCCCCAGCGAGCACCATCTAAACAGCCACCAGTACAGCCTGGAGCTCCACATGGTTCACCTCAGCACCGAGAACAAGGCTGCCGTGATCGGCCGCCTCTATAAGATCGGTAGGCGCGAACATTTCCTGCACAAGGTACGTAATTTTGTCCAACTCCAGTTCTTTTTTTCTTCTAAATCCTTGGCCGGATTTGAACCAATCCGTTGCATGCAGCTAGAGCCTTACCTGCGGAGGATGGCAGGCacgaaggagaaggaggagaacgTCGGCGTGGTGGATCCCTGGGAGGCGAGGGGCGATGGTGAAGCCTACTACCGGTACACGGGCTCCCTAACCACGCCGGCGTGCGGCGAGGGGGTCATCTGGACCGTCATCAAGAGGGTACCTAGCTTGCTACGTTGTTAATGACTTTTACCGACCACATTTAGACCATGAATGCTAAACTTACTGACATACGGTCACTAACGCCCCCGATATTCTCTATCCAAATTTTAAAAGTAAGTATGTGCTTTTGCAGGTTGCTACCGTGTCGACTCACCAATTGAAGCTTCTCACGGACGCTGTACACGATGTAATTACGTTATTCTATTGATTAATTTCCTCAATCTTTTTCAAGAAAGCAAAGTGCATATATTTGTTTGTTTGTATTGGGCGTAGGGCTTTGAGATGAACGCGAGACCCCTTCAGAAGTTGAATGGCAGAGATATCAGCCTTTTCTGCGCTCATGATGACCACGAACGCTATTACGCTGCTGCTGATTATTAATTATCTCTATACTTGAGCCAACCTGACGGATTGATAGCATGTATGTTAATGTAAGATAATATCAGTATATATCTTCATTTGACTAGCTTACAATTGTCGGCGAATAATTGTTTCTACTGAAAACTATATATTCAGGTGTTGGCAATGGCGAACAAGAGCAATGACATGGAACATTGCAAACGATCGTGACTCTGCCACAAGCAGGGATGTTTGTTGGCCTTAGCATGGTTCTTATAGTTCCCTAATAAAGTCAAAGTCATAGacgtgttgttgttgttgttatctTCAATACTTGGATAATTAAGAGTCTAATCTAGTATGCTATGTTATTTGTGTCTTCTTCCTTCTATTGCAATAAAAAGCACGTCACTCACGGCATTGCCATTTTCTTGACAACATGTGCTAGACCATAGTTTCTTGGAATCATTGCATAACATATCCAGTCTAATGTGTCATTATATTATGTAGTATCATTGTCATCTTTAAGTTCAATGTTTCGTTCTTTTCAGTTTTTATTTAAATTTATGTATTAGTATCCTTCAAGAAAGTGTGCTACAGATCTCTATATTTGTTCCCCTTCCTTCTTTACCACACTATATAGACGGGCTTCTACACCCAGTTGGGTGAGATTGTGCTACTATATTCGTTGTTGTTGGCTTGGTATCATGCATGTGCATGACATGCACGTTTTTCTTAAAATTAATTCTTGGATCTTATCATGAATGTGGACCATGCATGCTGCATGCATGTGATGGACTAGGCAGTTTGCACACACCAGGGGATGTGCATGGGCCAGCCAATAATGCCATGCATTATAGCACACCTGTGAGTCGCAATTCACAAAAGGACCGTCCATAGAGCACCTCCCACAGGCTACACGAGATGGGATGCAGGAGCATCTCCCGTACGACGTCGTGCTCAGTTTTCCCGGGCCCTTGTCAATTATCCGTGCGTCTAGGTAGGACCCGGAGATTCACATGGTTATACTACAAGACAGAGAGAGCGCGTTAACAAAACTAGATTTACGTGATATATTTGTGCATACCTTCGCCGATTCTGCCGATGTCCCATTCATGAGATTTATTTCGCGGCTTGCACTCCAATATCAACCTGCTGATTTTGCCGAGTTGGTAAGAGAATGCGGCGCAGATAGAAAAATCCAGGTAGATGTATTCAAAATACTATCTACCACGCGGAGGGTCTGCGGCTGTTTCCCTACCTACTCCGATGTCCCTTTCATGAGAATAAGGACACCGAAATTCATGCGCCATATTCCACTTCTTCTGTCTGGCTTTATTTAAAAAGCTAGCTAGTAAACGCAAACACATGCAACAACTTCTTTGTCTTGTTGGCAACTCACTCGGTTGGTCGTCAATTAGTCAGATGCCCATACATCTAAGATTTGCTCCGTCTGTTCTAGTCTTAGCAAATATTGTTGAGCACATCAAATTGGCAGGCTGAGCATCTTTCCCAGTCTGAGTTTTCAGTGGACAGAGACGTTGTTGTCGACTACCACTACAGGAAAAAACTTTAAAGCCGTGTACCCAAAGAACTCGGCTTATGTCGATATAAACTCGGTTTATATATAAGCCGAGTCAAACTCCCGGCTTATATGACATGGTTTACACTTGATCAGCTTATACGCTATAAGCCGAGTGCCAGTGGGAAAACACTCGATTTACTTATAAGCCTTGTGTTTATACGAGGCTCTCGGCTTACTAAAGTAACATGACAGCAGCCGGAAGATAACGGCCACGTGTCACCATCAGTATAAACCGAGTGCCCTCAAGCGCTACACGGTTTAAATATAAACCGAGTGCCTAACAGAGCCGCACGGTTTAAATATAAACCGAGTGCCTGCATGAGCCACACGGTTTATATATAAACCAAGTGCCCACGAGCACTACACGGTTTAAATATAGACCGAGTGCCTAAGGGAGCCACATGGTTTAAATATAAACCTTGTATCTGCACGAGCTGCACGGTTTAAATATAAGCCGGGTGCCTTTGTACACGGCTTATAGGACATCCACTGTTAAACATATCCTATAAGCCGGGTGCCTGCATATGAAACACTCGGCTTATACAGCTCCCCGTGGCATAATATGGCCTATAAGCCGGGTGCCATGTCCCTGGAGCACACGGTTTATATGCCAAATACTAGCATATTTTTTTCCTGCATGCTTCAGCGAGCAGCAGCAAGATGGCTTATATATCCAGCAATATATTGATCGATCCAGCAAGCAAAATGACCAACAATATATATTCAGCAATATATTGATCCAGCAAACAAAATGACCAACAATATTTATCCAGCAATCAAAATGACCAACAATATATATCCAGCAATATATAGATCCAGCAAGCAATATATATCCAACGGAAGTCCACACATGCGTACATATGCAACAATAGTTCGCAAACAAAAGGATCATAAGTTCCAAGTCCACACATGCGTAAATCATGTATGTTATTATTCCTAATTGAGCAATCGATTCAAAAGAAATTCACAGGATTCTGCCCTCATGAGTAAATCTACATACTTTTTAGTGCACATTCAATATTCTGCGGGCAAAAGTTTGATCTTACACTGCAAATTTTGAGCTTTCTCAATAGAATCAGAAAACAGAACAGCAAGTGCTGATTGCTTACTCTTATGATAACTTCAATTAGAGCCAAGTCTGGTGGGATTTGTCCTGAAAATAAGTAAGAAAAACATAGAAAATGGCATTAGATACAAACAGAATCATAAGACCATTGCTCTAAGAAAAAACTGGATAGCAAATGAGAAGGATGAGACATCACTGAAATTATAATTTATAAATTGCATGGAATCTCTAAAaggcttatatttaggaacggagtgAGTATATCCACAAGCATGGCCCAAAAAACACAACATTACTAAAATGTCTTTCTAATTTTGATGGAGGTACTGCCTAAAGTAGGGCAAGAAATCCCAAATTAGAACACCATGAAGCGAACCTTTAAAATGAATATTTATATTGGAACAGAGAAAATAACATAAAACAGACCTGATAAATAAGCCACTCGATGCAAGGg belongs to Triticum urartu cultivar G1812 chromosome 7, Tu2.1, whole genome shotgun sequence and includes:
- the LOC125521982 gene encoding alpha carbonic anhydrase 7-like, whose amino-acid sequence is MRSARHLHLPVWALLLLLHFSAFVPGARGQQETDDESEFSYDCGSENGPENWGKIKEEWATCGTGRMQSPIDLSDRHAAQAPNLGYLNHSYRSAKASIVNRGHDIAVMFQGDAGSLWINGTAYHLRQVHWHSPSEHHLNSHQYSLELHMVHLSTENKAAVIGRLYKIGRREHFLHKLEPYLRRMAGTKEKEENVGVVDPWEARGDGEAYYRYTGSLTTPACGEGVIWTVIKRVATVSTHQLKLLTDAVHDGFEMNARPLQKLNGRDISLFCAHDDHERYYAAADY